From the Synchiropus splendidus isolate RoL2022-P1 chromosome 3, RoL_Sspl_1.0, whole genome shotgun sequence genome, the window TGAGAAGAAGGAATCCCTCTTGAATCTTCACTCTGCTGCAACACAACCACTGCACTCACTGCGATGAGCAGTATGAGGATGCAGGGGGTCCTGTATTTCTATGACCTGCGTGTATACAATTTACATTTACAAGACAGCGCATCAAGAGAGGACGCAGAACTTGCACACATTTCCTGATAACACATGGTTTAAAACTTGCTAAGTGTTTCATAGGTTTCGTAAAATTCTGTCTGGGCAGGTTAACCTGGCTGTGTGGACGTAACTTGAGTGAACCCAGGAATGTTATCTGGTGGCCTTAAGAGTTGATCAGGTGATTCGTCTTTTGTTTGAAGTGAGACAAGAGTGGACCTGCGGCTTGTTCCTGaggtaacacacacagacaaatgagGTAAATTTGTTTTGTAACCAACCTCCTTCACCCCCTTACAAGGCTGAGCATCTGGAATTTATCACAACGTCCCCCTCCACCCGAGCtagtctctctctcacacacacacacacacacaaagtcatgTAACAAATGCTTACTACTGTTTAGATACAAATATCGCCTTGTTTTCTGCAGTCGTTAAGCCCATCACGGtcgacacacactcatgcatgaGAGTAGCATTACTTTATTGCTGCAAATGTTTACATCTTGTTTTGTAATCTCACACATGAACTCCTTCAAACACCTGAGCAAGTTGGTGCATGCTCCTCAACATGTGGGAATACAgtctgcaaaagaaaaaaaaaacagttatataTTGGATAACATGTTGACAGCAATTAAATAACTTCTTACACAAGATGAAGACAACACATGCGCAGCACTCAGCAGTCAATGTGACATTTTCTTGGGGGAAACTCAAAACAGAAGGTGATTGGTTCCCCCCAAAAAGCTGCTCTCAGCCAATCTCCTCGCGGCTTTGCGATGATATAACAGGCCATGACGGGAAATTAAACTTTTTGTTCTGCTGTCTAAATTGATAATCGTGCCTTAAATTTGACAAACATACAGAAGGCTTATACCGGCACGTGGTCTCCTGATGGCTCGTGAAAGGTAGCTGACACCTGCCTTCTATCAGATGAAGTGACTCTAATGTCAGGCTGACTCCACTTCAGCTGCTCAACGCCTTGACCGAAGCTTTGGCAGCTTTGATCCTTATTACAAAACGGTCGTTGGCAAGCTAGGTCATCTGGGAGCTTAATAATAGTTTCTGATCATCACGTTTGGAACATTACCAATTCCATTGAAGGACAAAACATGtaattatttttatcattacTTTCAGTTTTTCTCATATTAcctgttgtgttttctttcatttttgacTATGCATATGTTAAAGAAGATACTgttaaaatgataaaagttatataatttttttttgtgagggAAATAGGtcagtacatttaaaaaacgTTCCaatcattatattattttattttatcttattatactttttatttttttgtgttattaTGTTGAACCTCTGAAATCAATTATTCAGGCTCACTGAAGGGGAACTGAAGAGTTTTTCACAGCATTGTCTTCCCCGTCCCACCGTTTGGTTTTCAATGATAGGAGATCTACGAGCCGTTGTAGCCAGGGGAGCTTTAGATACATTGAAATGATAGGTAGACTGTTACCTCGACTGTGAATCTGCAGCTGAGTTATGAGGCACTTCGTGCACATGGAATACTGTGGGATCCATATGTCAAGAAGCCTGACAGTGATGATAAAATCTTTCAACGTCCCATATCCAAGACTTTGTCTGCGTCGTCTGTGTCACATCTAATTCTCGACTTTCACCTGCTTATTCCATCTTATTTGTAAACAACCAGTCTTCATGCGGATCAAAATTCCCCTCAGCCTCATTAACCTTCTTTATTACGCACGGTCTTCCCCGAACTGCTTATGTCAACTGCTCAGGTGCAAACTGCTCACAGATGATCTTCATGACCCACTGCTTTAACTGGTTTTCATTAAAATCCACTTACTGATTTTATGGTCCTGGTCCACCTCACCACAGTGACCTGCCGAGAAAGAGAGTGAAAATAGACAAACACTTCTTCATACATAATTGATCCGTGTGGATGCAACAGTGAGTCTGTTGGGAATGAGCTATAACAATATTCCAGTTTCATAACTCTTAAATAAATCATCTATGGCATACACAACATCCATAGCATCTAGTGGATTAATATAATCTTAACATCCATCTTACATAATACCATTGATTCTATTTATTCTCTTTCTCCACAAAGCAGATTTTAAAATAGATTTGTCTACAGCGCATCCAAGTGTTCATGAAAACTACATTTCTCAGCAGAGAATACCAAGAACCTACTGTACGTTGGGAAGGGAAATAGGAAGGCAAGTCCCAAACTTTGCTTCTCCGCCAGCTTCTCAAACTTGGTCAACATTGGCTCCGACAGCTTGTCAACAGTCCGGCCTGAATAAAAGAGCTTTCAAGTCAAACGTGTATGTGGGGAAATACGTGACAGTGCAGTCATGGTGGTGGGCTCACTGTAGAGTTTTGTGGTCATCTTCCCTTGTTTCTGGTAGGAGATGATAGCGTATGAGCTGTAGTCAGTCTCTGCAATCACTATTTCAGTGTTGAGCTCTGGACGGGCTCCTGGGAGGGAGAATGTTGCACAAGATTAGAGATAGTGggtgagaggggaaaaaaatcactttcaagTGACTGACCTTTGAGTGTCATTCGACCTGGCGTCGGGGTCCGAGTATACATCTGTAAAATCTCCCAGCACTGGTGATTACTGAGGATGTAGACGACACACATGAAGATATTTTTAGTCAAAACGCTCATTTGACGTGCAATTTCACTTCCGTCGCATTTGAACTAAAACCTGTTAATTGTAATGAAATGATAAAGCAGCCCTTATTTGACCATTAAACAGAGATTGATAATGGTTTTGTGGCAACCTGGACCAGCGTTCCAAAGTATCAAAACCAACCAACTGGAACACTTTTCAAATTACAACCTGGATCGTGACTCTCCAGAGTAAATACTTTATTTTGTCGGAGTTTAAACCACAGCAAAGCTGGTTCCTTGTTGTCGAATTGACACGTTCTTTTCTCATTCAGCTCATGTGGCGCTGTTGAAATAATTAACCATACGGTAGCAACACTTTTCAACACAGCATTTAATGTAAAACGAACGCTTACTTGTTTCCGTTACACggcattgtaaaaaaaaaaaaagttgagctGCAACGATAGTGCAATTTTACTCAAGCTGTTATTTTCATTCCTGTTGTCCTGTTAATAAAGTTTTTGACACGTGACGTTGTTGACAGGAAGTTACGTTACATGCGTTACTGAGAATTCACAGGTACAACATAGAACTACACTTGATCAGCAGGCTCTCAAGGTAAATATCGTTTTGTTGTGTATGTTTGAAATAAGTAAAATGCAACGTGGAAAGATATAATCTTTGCACTTCTCACAGTGTATCCATGATTTGCTTGTATAAAGATTAAAGTTTGTGATCGTCGGTATGACTAGTGGACCTATTTTCCTGGCAGTTATGCTACAGGTTTAAgagtataataaataataaatatgagtAAAAAGGTTGTACCCGAAATGGGCCAGCAGGTGTCGTGTTTGCTGCCTTAAAAAACAATAGAGGCATTTGTGTTTGTCCCAACCGAATGATTTTATCTCGTTTTTTTGCCCAACAAgttcattttaatgtattttatcgAGTAAGTATGTCTATGTATTGAGCAGCACAAAACATTGATCTGCATCAAAACGTTGATTTCTTGACTCAAAGTGATTTGTGTTAACTATTTGACTCCTGGTGAAAACAATGTGGTCCAAAAATGCACATTAACTAAATTGTAACTAAACTAAAACCTTtggagagtgtttttagctttCACCCACAAATCACTGTCCTTAATTCTGTGCATTGGTCTCCTGAATGAATGTGATCCTTTGCTATTTAGCATACTTTCTGTCatagtttttttcccctcagacaCCCTCTGATGCATTGTGTTCATTGTGTTATCATTCCAGGTGTGGGTTTAAAGTTCATGAAGCCTTTTCTTTTCAGTCAGTTATGACCCACATCGTTTGATCTTACTCATGTATGGAAGACAAGAGTAAGTAGATAGGTAGATAGTTTGACACAAACAGGATCAAAGTGCCTCATAAGAGAAGGTGGATTAACTTACTGTCGTGTTTTGGTGCTCACCAGCATAGTCTGGTCTTGAAGTGTGAGTGTCATAACTGTGGGCTCCACTTTGGTTCCATGATTTATCAGGTGAGAACATTTGGAGGCAACGTTCAGCAGATACCAAGTTCCTGTCATCTGGCTCACAAACAgcaacagtttaaaaaaaataaacagggtACAATTTGTAATACAATAATAGCAAATTCCCCCGACATATTTTTTGTATTCTCTTCAATGTCTTGCTTTGTTGTGTTATCTTATTATCATATTAAAAGCAAGCAAATCCTTCTATTCTTTGGTTCGGATCAGTCAGTCACTCTTACCTGCTGGATGTTGATGTTCTGTGGCGGTGGGGTCAGGTCAATCGGATCAACCTTAGGCTTCTTACTAGGTCTTCTTTGGGGCCGTGGTCGACTTACCGCTCCACCAACTGCCTCTGTGACACCCCAAAGACACAAAGCCGAAAGGACAGCAACCTTCAGCGCAAAAACCCAGACTCTGGCCATCCTTGGTCGATTTCAATCTTATCgactttctgtctgctttttGGGGGAATATATACTGGTGTGGTTGAGCTAACagcaaagacacaaaaacagcATAGGCTTCATTGGACAAACAAATTGAGACAGAATGCTTTAGTAAAATATTAACTCCATTTACTGGCAGAGAAGACGCCTTTCTGCAATTACGCAAGTGTTCAGTAGGGGGCAGTGCTTCCTTCTAACGTACATGGTAGAGGAAGTCAGCACTGCAGTGCCTTCTGCAGTAGTTGTATCAGTATCATTACAATGCATGTAAAGGTCAACGGTGTTGCAGTGATTTTAGAAGGACAATCTTCTCTTGTTTTGATGGCAATTACTTGTTGTGTAATATGTTTACCTTCTGACATGCATAAAAAGGTTTTAACCAATATCACAAGGTTCTCTCTTCTGACAGGTTATTTTTCAACCATCAAATTTGTATAATGACCAATGAAACAAACGCCACATACAAACACATGGATCTTTATTTTAGCTCAGCAGACAGCAGGATATCTAGTTGGACGAAAAATTTCTCTGATGTTCATATGacatacagtatttatttatttttagcatgTAAAATACACAGGTCCTTATTCCTCTGGCTTCTCTGGTTTATAGTCTTGTCTTGGAGTAAACTTGAGCGATGCACTGTTGATACAGAACCGTTGACCAGTTGGGTCTGGACCATCTTCAAATACATGGCCCAGGTGGGCGTCACACTGCATAAGACGAGAACAAATGCATAGAAGTGGGGCATCATTATCATAAGCCTCACTTTTGTGCAAATTGCAGCAAGTCTTACATTTTTACAAAGGACCTCTGTTCCGGCACTACCAAGGCTGTTGTCGGGGCGACGAATGATGGAGGCATGACTTTCGTCCCGTTCCCAAGTCCCATGTGCTTCTTTGAATGCTGGCCAGCCCGTCCCAGAGTCGTACTTGGTCTCTGAGCTACACAAGAATTCCCCCAAACAATTGAGTGCCCTGTTTTATAACTCCCCTCATTATTAGGGTACACAGCTTAAGTTGGAAATAATTGGACGAGATGTGGATTTAAGATAAGCATcaatagaaagaaaataaaagcacattgttgatctgaatttttttttccttgttataTACTGTATTATGGAAACATTTTGATACAGTACATTTCAAGAATATattgaatgttaaaaaaaaaaaacattgttagaCGCATGTCTGAAGCTGTTGGCATTAGTTATGGTTTATTTAGAATCATTCCATATTTAATTCAAGGTGGAAATCATATCTTATTAACCATGTGATGATGGTTCATGATGATTTTTACCTCAAAAGATGGAACAGCCATGTGATATTTCAACTGGTTCATCAGTTTCTGAGCGACTGCAAATGTCagtgtgaaatttaaaaaaaactgccaaaCCGTTTTCTTAATTTGATTTTAcattaaagtttttattttgttctctaTATGCAGACTGTCTAGTGCTGCTTTTAGAATTCACACATTTatgattgaatttgttgttctcTCATTCAAAATTGTAATATTGCAATTTTCCTCAGTGCTATGAAATTTCAGAACAGTTTCTGCACTGAATGTCTATCTGTGTTTTCCTCATCATGTGACGACTAAATAAAGGGGAAAAGTGGCAGTCACCTGAAAAGTGGGGTGTCACAGCAAACGCAGTGGTACATCCCAACTTCAAAATGTTTGAGATAAAGTCCACTGAAGGGCTGGAGACAGAACATGtgtagaaataaaacagaatttttTTATTACACCTGTGTACAGAATCGCTTGAtgttatgtaaaataaataaaacaggcaACAAAGGCATCATCTGATGTAAATACTTCACAAATGAATGTAGGTCGACACAAGAGAAAACTCTTTCTGATATGATATCAGTCTGCTTCTACAGGTGTGTTTGCTCACCTCTTCAGTTCCTCTCTCTCTGGTCACCACATACTGCTCTGGGGTCAGTTTCTTCTGCCAGTCTGTTTTCTCGTCGTACCTGGTGAGAGACTGCGCACCTGCAGAGTGCAAAGGACATGTCACCAATAATCACTTACCACAACAAGTTATGTACACGACAAAAGCATAATCTTTGTTTTACATAATACAGCCTGCAGATCATAAAATAACAGTTTGATTCCTTTCGGGGGATGCGGTTGCCAGACTGTGCGGCGACCTGAGCTTcgaagataaaaaataataataaatcaatcaatcGAACCTTGAGTTGTGGTTAAAGTTCGGATAACCGCCGGGACTTTCCTCGGTGCCAGCCCAAATTTGGTCCGTGGCTGGTGGGAAACCTGCCGGAGGAGTCGGACGACGAAGCGCGACATGCTCGCAGCTGCAACGGTGGAAGTCAAGTgcgtctcctctgctgctgcgagTTATCTCCTGTACCGACCTGGAGGAACCGGTCTGTTCGTTTAGTGACCTGGTCAAATCGCTTCACTTCCAGCTAAATAGGTCAAAGTGGATCAggttcattgttttctttcctttccccCCTCTTTTATTGCTGTGCTCCAAAGGCCACCTTATCACCGGCGCGAGTTCAAGCTCAACCCCTTCCTCGTTAACCTCTAACACGGCAACTGAAGACGCTGAGTTCTTTTATTGTAGATCACATTCAACCGTCATGATCAACCGCCTTTAAATTGAGACTTTTCTTCTCTGCAGTGGCCAGTACCTTTTCAAAAGGTCCATTGGAGGACAGTCAAGGTTGGTCAAAGCTGTGTCAGAGTTGTGTAAACAACCCATCATTGGGCTGTATTGCCTAGATTCAAACACACTTCTGGAGCATTTCTTTTAATCCAGTCAAACCCACTGACCAAACAGGACACGGTGTAATGATGTGTCATTTATAGACTACTCAAAATGTCAGATAATTATGTTGGATGTGGGCCACGATTCTTGCATTTGACGTGTCTGTTCTGGTCCATTGAGGTAGCCCTTGCTGACCCTCGACTCACTGGTCCAGTTGCACATCCCCCCTTGCTTCCTGGTGTAGCtttgaaataaacacaaacatcatggtcGAGGCGGAgtacggaaaaaaaaaatataaagttcAAACTTCATTCTTAATAAATGCCAAATATTACATAAATACTATGATAATTGTCAGCTTACGCCACTTAACActtaacactttttttgttttttataggCCTTTGTCTCTGTGTGAAATATTAGTTTAGGTTTAGCTCTCCAAATGATTCATGAGCTCTCACTTACTTATTGTAATATCTTACAGTATAGACATAAAATACTCTCCAAATGCTAGGAAGATGCACACCAAGTCTTGGACATGTGACTCACAGCAGCCTGAGGTCAGCTGCTTGTGTAATCTGTGATGGTGCATGTTGGGCCACGATGAATATGAGCTCATCACCATTAATCAGTTGGAACATGAATTGATTGGGAAATGTGTTGCTTTGCTTGTCTTCTTGTTCGACACATCTCTTTACTGCTGCCTCTTATCTGAATGATGAGTCAGGTGATGCCTTGGTCATGCCTCACCATAATTTGTTGTGGGATGATTTGTTGTTTAGACAATAAAACAATCAATCAAAACAATCAAATTTTGAATATAACTTTAATAAACAGATTCTCAGCAAAGACACTGAAGTCCACTTGTCGTCCATACGATGGTTATCTGTACAAGAACTGCATCTGGGGTCTGTTCTGATACTTGACTGCTGCCGGCGTGTTCACATTCAGTAAACTTCCTGGTTGGTGCATGAGATCAACGATGCAGTGTCTGCACTGGGGCTGCTGGTCTTTGTTCTGGGGAGCCTTCTCCGAGAGCAGGACTTCATTCCAAGCTCGGTGGTACTCGCCACGCACCAGAGTGCAGCTCAAGCCGATGCTGTCGGCGAGATACTGCAGAGGAGGCAAAAAGACTAGAAAAGCTTGAAAACAATCACGTCCCAGTTGCTTACCTTAAAAAGCAGAGCTCTGTGGCAGTAGATTCCTTTTTTGACCATGCCAATTGGAACGATATTAGACTGCAGTCCATACTTGACCTCGCTCAGGTGATGGTGCCATGAGAATTCATGAAGCTTTTCCTTCTCCACTGGTCCACCCATGGAATCACTCACCAGTCTGCAACACATTCAGACCATGAACTGTTTTATTACCTGTCAAGACTGGTAAAGCTGTTCAAATGTGCAGTCACCTGGCCAGAGCGGCGTACTGTTCCCGCTCATCCTTCAGAGGAAGGATGGAGCGTCTGGCCTCATTCACTAAATTCCGCACGGCAACATCTTGAACTAGCTTCCATGGTTTCTCTGCAGAACCTTTTTGGGCGTCGTCTTTCCGCTTTTCTTCTTCCCGTTTCCGTCTGGGAGGATTCATGACATTGCGTGAATATAAATCGAAAAGATCATTTCGAggaattgattaaaaaaagaagcatgcGATCCTTCTCCGAGCAGAAAACAACAGCAGTTAAGTGCATGTAATTTCCCCAATGCATTGGTTCCGTTGCTCCTATTTTTCAAGGAAGGCGTTTTGCTACTTCCCCTCTGAATTCCCCCACTCATAAAACACATATTTCTCATTTCCCTTGGCCCTTGCAGGTTGTTTCAGCATGTAGTTTATTAATATATGAACACACCTTGACGTTTTTGTCTCTTCCTTGCTGGGAATTTCTGATTCTGCATTTTGCTTCTCCTCTGACACAtgtctggaaaaacaaacagtttcATGTAACTGAGAATATATAGCTTCATTAAATTTCACCATTGAAATATTGAAGTTGAATCAGGGGTCAAACACTGAGACTCTCTGATACTAATCACTGATCACACAGCACAGCAGACTGGACACAGGTCCAGCACTCACACACTTGAAATGCTTTGTTTACTGATCAAAAGTTCACCGCCTGTTGACTATTAACCAGTCTCCCATGGCTGATTATAGGTCTGCGTTGCACAATTTAATGTAGATGtctagtttgtttttgttttctcaggtCTTGACAAGGTTAAAACAGATTATGCAACGGGCCGTTTAAAATGCCAGAAACGTTGTTGTGGCTCGTATGTTGACTCCATTGAGTCTGGAGTGATAAAGAAAGTAGCACCCTGATGTGAATACTAAATTCTCATGCAATTCTAAATACTTGGTAGCTTTAACCCTGTTTGTGTTGCGCTATTTTTTAATGGCATAAACATGCAGACTATACTATTTTCCTCTGTTGCGTGCATACTGTATGTGTACGTTTGTTTTGAGGTTTTCAATGATTTAACAT encodes:
- the msrb2 gene encoding methionine-R-sulfoxide reductase B2, mitochondrial, which codes for MSRFVVRLLRQVSHQPRTKFGLAPRKVPAVIRTLTTTQGAQSLTRYDEKTDWQKKLTPEQYVVTRERGTEEPFSGLYLKHFEVGMYHCVCCDTPLFSSETKYDSGTGWPAFKEAHGTWERDESHASIIRRPDNSLGSAGTEVLCKNCDAHLGHVFEDGPDPTGQRFCINSASLKFTPRQDYKPEKPEE
- the c8g gene encoding complement component C8 gamma chain encodes the protein MARVWVFALKVAVLSALCLWGVTEAVGGAVSRPRPQRRPSKKPKVDPIDLTPPPQNINIQQMTGTWYLLNVASKCSHLINHGTKVEPTVMTLTLQDQTMLVSTKTRHNHQCWEILQMYTRTPTPGRMTLKGARPELNTEIVIAETDYSSYAIISYQKQGKMTTKLYSRTVDKLSEPMLTKFEKLAEKQSLGLAFLFPFPTYSHCGEVDQDHKINCIPTC